From the genome of Psychroserpens ponticola, one region includes:
- the lgt gene encoding prolipoprotein diacylglyceryl transferase, translating to MYALDIAWNPSKGIDLGFFTLHYYSVMWIVAFLIGFYIVKRIFKNENQTNEAVDSLFIYSVIGIMLGARLGHVFFYQPELINDDFFSIFLPFKFKGGIEFTGFQGLASHGAAIGMIISMYLFNKKIVKKSVLWVLDRVVVPVSLGAVFVRLGNFINSEIIGKVTESSFGVRFIQDTYNKYEVVRITGIENVKDAYVALGSDPKYTELLEQVPFRHPAQLYEAFSYVFVFFILMYVYWKTEKSKQQGFLFGLFLVLLWTVRFVVEYVKEPQNIERTDWLLNTGQLLSIPFVLIGLYFMFVYKAKRKLS from the coding sequence ATGTACGCTTTAGATATTGCATGGAACCCTTCTAAAGGAATTGATTTAGGTTTTTTTACACTTCATTACTATAGTGTAATGTGGATTGTGGCCTTTTTAATAGGCTTCTATATTGTAAAACGAATTTTCAAGAATGAAAACCAAACTAATGAAGCAGTAGATTCTCTTTTCATATATTCTGTAATTGGTATTATGCTTGGTGCACGTTTAGGACATGTCTTTTTTTATCAACCAGAATTAATCAATGATGATTTCTTTAGCATCTTCCTTCCGTTTAAGTTTAAAGGAGGTATTGAATTTACAGGTTTTCAAGGATTAGCCAGTCATGGAGCTGCAATAGGTATGATTATTTCAATGTATCTTTTTAACAAAAAAATAGTCAAAAAAAGTGTGCTTTGGGTTCTTGATCGCGTTGTTGTTCCAGTGTCATTAGGAGCTGTATTTGTGCGTCTAGGAAATTTCATCAATTCTGAAATAATAGGTAAAGTAACCGAATCTTCTTTTGGAGTACGTTTTATTCAAGATACATATAACAAATATGAAGTTGTAAGAATTACTGGTATTGAAAACGTAAAAGATGCTTATGTTGCCTTAGGTAGTGATCCTAAATATACAGAATTATTAGAGCAAGTACCTTTTAGACATCCTGCTCAACTGTATGAAGCATTTAGTTATGTCTTTGTGTTTTTCATATTAATGTATGTGTATTGGAAAACAGAAAAAAGCAAACAACAAGGTTTTCTATTTGGCTTGTTTTTAGTTTTATTATGGACTGTTCGTTTCGTGGTAGAATACGTAAAAGAACCACAAAATATTGAACGTACAGATTGGTTATTAAACACAGGTCAATTGTTAAGTATTCCATTTGTTTTAATTGGATTATACTTCATGTTTGTTTATAAAGCAAAACGAAAATTGAGCTAG
- a CDS encoding malate dehydrogenase yields MKVTVVGAGAVGASCAEYIAIKNFASEVVILDIKEGYAEGKAMDLMQCASLNGFDTKITGSTNDYSKTANSDICVITSGIPRKPGMTREELIGINAGIVKSVSSSLVEHSPNTILIVVSNPMDTMTYLVHKTTDLPKHKIIGMGGALDSARFKYRLAEALNAPISDIDGMVIGGHSDKGMVPLTSHATRNSINVSEFISEERLNQVKEDTKVGGATLTKLLGTSAWYAPGAAVSGLVQAIACDQKKMFPCSTLLDGEYGLSDLCIGVPVILGRNGIESIVDVPLSAAEKAHMIESAEGVKKTNGLLEL; encoded by the coding sequence ATGAAAGTAACAGTAGTTGGAGCAGGAGCAGTTGGAGCAAGTTGTGCAGAATACATCGCAATTAAAAACTTTGCTTCAGAAGTAGTCATCTTAGATATTAAAGAAGGTTATGCTGAAGGTAAAGCAATGGATTTAATGCAATGTGCTTCATTAAACGGATTTGATACTAAAATTACAGGAAGTACTAATGATTATTCTAAAACTGCAAATAGTGATATTTGTGTCATTACTTCTGGTATTCCTCGTAAACCAGGTATGACTCGTGAAGAGTTAATTGGTATAAATGCTGGAATTGTAAAGTCTGTGTCTTCTAGTTTAGTAGAACATTCACCAAATACAATCCTTATTGTAGTGAGTAATCCTATGGATACAATGACGTATTTAGTTCACAAAACTACTGATTTGCCTAAACATAAAATTATTGGAATGGGAGGCGCTTTAGATTCTGCTCGTTTTAAATATAGATTAGCTGAAGCTTTAAATGCACCTATTAGTGATATTGACGGAATGGTAATTGGAGGTCATAGCGATAAAGGAATGGTGCCTTTAACATCTCATGCAACTAGAAATAGCATCAACGTATCTGAATTTATTTCAGAGGAGCGATTAAATCAAGTAAAAGAAGATACTAAAGTTGGTGGAGCTACATTAACGAAGTTATTAGGAACGTCAGCATGGTATGCTCCAGGAGCAGCAGTAAGTGGTTTGGTTCAAGCTATTGCTTGTGATCAAAAGAAAATGTTCCCTTGTTCAACATTATTAGATGGTGAATACGGTTTAAGTGATCTTTGTATTGGTGTTCCTGTAATTCTTGGTAGAAATGGTATTGAAAGTATCGTTGACGTACCTTTGAGTGCAGCTGAAAAAGCACACATGATAGAAAGTGCAGAAGGTGTTAAGAAAACAAACGGATTGTTAGAGCTATAA
- a CDS encoding DUF192 domain-containing protein, translating into MKHQWLKLLAVSSFGILCFYIVSCKEQKQNSTVKTVTISFKKEGELQLKKATSDSLIASLNIEIADDDYSTQTGLMYRKSMEDNQAMLFIFPDSDYRSFYMKNTKIPLDIIYISEDKRIVSIQKNAKPMDETSLPSEAPATYVLEVNAGLSDTWNLEKGDTIEFKSN; encoded by the coding sequence ATGAAGCATCAATGGCTTAAACTACTTGCTGTTTCTTCATTTGGTATTCTCTGTTTTTATATTGTTTCATGCAAAGAACAAAAACAAAATTCGACAGTAAAAACTGTTACAATTTCTTTTAAAAAGGAAGGCGAACTTCAACTTAAAAAAGCAACTTCAGATTCTTTAATTGCTTCGCTAAATATTGAAATTGCTGATGATGACTATTCTACTCAAACCGGATTGATGTATCGCAAAAGTATGGAAGACAACCAAGCGATGCTTTTTATTTTTCCAGATTCTGATTACAGAAGTTTCTATATGAAAAACACTAAAATCCCGTTAGACATCATTTATATTTCAGAAGACAAACGCATTGTAAGCATTCAGAAAAATGCTAAACCAATGGATGAAACCTCTTTGCCTTCAGAAGCACCTGCAACATATGTTTTAGAAGTTAATGCAGGTTTAAGCGACACTTGGAATTTAGAAAAAGGAGATACAATTGAATTTAAGAGTAACTAA
- the gyrB gene encoding DNA topoisomerase (ATP-hydrolyzing) subunit B: MSDQKEEFNKHNYSADSIQALEGMEHVRMRPSMYIGDVGTRGLHHLVYEVVDNSIDEALAGHCDNITVIINEDNSITTEDDGRGIPVDLHKKEGVSALEVVMTKIGAGGKFDKDSYKVSGGLHGVGVSCVNALSEHLKATVFREGKVYEQEYERGKAMYPVKQVGETDKRGTTVTFRPDSTIFTQTLEYNYDTLASRLRELAYLNKGITIHLIDRRHKKEDGEFEGETFHSTEGLKEFIQFLDATRDPLMKDVIAFEGEKNGVPVEVAMIYNTSYAENLHSYVNNINTHEGGTHLSGFRRGLTHTLKKYADSSGMLDKLKFDIAGDDFREGLTAIISVKVQEPQFEGQTKTKLGNREVSASVSQAVSEMLTDYLEENPDDAKTIVQKVILAAQARHAAQKARDMVQRKTVMSIGGLPGKLSDCSEQDPEKCEIYLVEGDSAGGTAKMGRDRAFQAILPLRGKILNVEKAMTHKVFENEEIKNIFTALGVTIGTEEDSKALNLSKLRYHKIVIMCDADIDGSHIETLILTFFFRYMKELIENGHIYIATPPLFLVKKGAKKEYAWNDDERLALMAQYGDGAKIQRYKGLGEMNAVQLWDTTMNPEFRTLRQIQIDNGVEADRIFSMLMGDEVPPRREFIEKNAVYANIDA; encoded by the coding sequence ATGAGCGATCAGAAAGAAGAATTTAATAAGCATAACTATTCAGCAGATAGCATTCAGGCATTAGAAGGTATGGAGCATGTACGTATGCGTCCTTCCATGTATATTGGAGATGTTGGTACTCGTGGCTTGCACCATTTAGTATATGAAGTTGTAGATAACTCTATAGATGAAGCATTAGCTGGTCATTGTGATAATATTACAGTGATAATAAATGAAGATAATTCGATAACTACAGAAGATGATGGTCGTGGTATTCCTGTAGATCTTCACAAAAAAGAAGGTGTATCTGCGCTTGAAGTTGTAATGACTAAAATTGGAGCAGGTGGTAAGTTTGATAAAGACTCTTATAAAGTATCAGGTGGATTACACGGTGTTGGTGTAAGTTGCGTGAATGCATTATCAGAACATCTTAAAGCTACTGTTTTTAGAGAAGGTAAAGTTTACGAGCAAGAATATGAGCGTGGAAAAGCCATGTATCCTGTTAAGCAAGTAGGTGAAACGGATAAAAGAGGTACAACAGTTACTTTTAGACCAGATTCTACAATTTTCACGCAAACTTTGGAGTATAATTATGATACTTTAGCTAGTCGTTTACGTGAATTAGCATATTTAAATAAAGGAATTACGATTCATTTAATAGATAGAAGACACAAAAAAGAAGATGGTGAGTTTGAAGGTGAAACATTCCATTCTACTGAAGGTCTTAAAGAATTTATCCAATTTCTTGATGCAACTCGAGATCCTTTAATGAAAGATGTAATCGCTTTTGAAGGTGAAAAAAATGGAGTGCCTGTTGAAGTTGCTATGATTTATAATACATCTTATGCTGAAAACCTTCATTCTTATGTAAATAATATTAATACTCATGAAGGAGGTACGCACTTATCAGGATTTAGAAGAGGATTAACACATACTTTGAAAAAATATGCGGATAGTTCTGGGATGCTTGATAAACTGAAATTTGATATTGCTGGTGATGATTTCCGTGAAGGACTTACTGCAATTATTTCTGTAAAAGTTCAAGAGCCTCAATTTGAAGGTCAAACAAAAACAAAATTAGGTAACAGAGAAGTGTCTGCATCAGTAAGTCAAGCTGTATCTGAAATGTTAACTGATTATTTAGAAGAGAATCCAGACGATGCTAAAACCATTGTTCAAAAAGTAATACTTGCTGCTCAAGCACGTCATGCTGCTCAAAAAGCTCGTGACATGGTTCAGCGTAAAACCGTTATGAGTATTGGTGGCTTGCCAGGAAAATTAAGTGATTGCTCAGAGCAAGATCCTGAAAAATGTGAAATTTACCTTGTTGAGGGAGATTCGGCTGGTGGAACAGCAAAGATGGGGCGCGATAGAGCATTTCAAGCGATTTTACCATTAAGAGGAAAAATTCTTAATGTAGAGAAAGCAATGACTCATAAAGTTTTTGAAAACGAAGAAATCAAAAACATATTCACTGCTTTAGGTGTTACTATAGGTACTGAAGAGGATAGTAAAGCGCTTAACTTGTCAAAATTAAGATATCATAAAATTGTGATTATGTGTGATGCCGATATTGATGGAAGTCACATTGAAACTCTAATTTTAACCTTCTTTTTTAGATATATGAAAGAATTAATTGAAAATGGACATATTTATATCGCAACACCACCATTGTTTTTAGTTAAAAAAGGTGCAAAAAAAGAATATGCATGGAATGATGATGAGCGTTTGGCATTAATGGCGCAATATGGAGATGGCGCAAAAATTCAACGCTATAAAGGTCTTGGAGAGATGAATGCAGTTCAACTTTGGGATACCACAATGAATCCAGAGTTTAGAACATTACGTCAAATACAAATTGATAATGGAGTTGAGGCAGATCGTATTTTCTCAATGTTAATGGGTGACGAAGTGCCACCTCGTAGAGAATTTATTGAAAAGAATGCAGTTTATGCTAATATTGATGCTTAA
- the asnB gene encoding asparagine synthase B: MCGIVCAFDIKQKSEELRPQLLEMAKRIRHRGPDWSGIYSDDKVIMTHERLAIVDPASGKQPLLSNDKQLVLAANGEIYNHRELRKQFPSYQFQTESDCEVILALYKEKGVDFVDELNGIFGFAIYDAENDEYFIARDHMGIIPLYIGWDQNGTFYVASELKALEGVCTKIELFPPGHYMSSKDGEFVQWYNRDWTDYDAVKDNETSITEVKEALEAAVHRQLMSDVPYGVLLSGGLDSSVVSAIAKKYSQKRIESDDEKDAWYPQLHSFAVGLEGSPDLKAAKKVADHIGTVHHEIKFTIQEGLDAIRDVIYNIETYDITTIRSSTPMYLMARVIKSMGIKMVLSGEGADEIFGGYLYFHKAPNAKEFHEETVRKLDKLHMYDCLRANKSLAAWGIEGRVPFLDKEFMDVAMRINPKDKMINGERMEKWVVRKAFEDMIPESVAWRQKEQFSDGVGYSWIDTLKELVETEVTDEQMASAKFRYPIQTPINKEEYYYRTIFEDHFPSDTAALSVPQEPSVACSTKIALEWDEAFKNMNDPSGRAIANVHDEAY, encoded by the coding sequence ATGTGCGGAATTGTTTGTGCGTTTGATATAAAACAGAAATCAGAGGAATTAAGACCTCAATTGCTAGAAATGGCTAAACGAATACGTCATCGTGGACCAGATTGGAGTGGGATTTATAGCGATGACAAAGTTATAATGACTCATGAGCGATTGGCAATTGTAGATCCTGCTTCAGGAAAGCAGCCTTTATTGAGTAATGATAAGCAACTTGTTTTAGCTGCTAATGGTGAGATTTATAACCATCGCGAACTGAGAAAGCAATTTCCGTCGTATCAATTTCAAACTGAAAGCGATTGCGAAGTGATTTTAGCTTTATATAAAGAAAAAGGTGTCGATTTTGTAGATGAACTAAACGGTATTTTTGGATTTGCTATTTATGATGCTGAAAACGATGAATATTTCATTGCTCGTGATCATATGGGAATTATTCCATTATATATTGGTTGGGATCAAAATGGAACTTTTTATGTAGCTTCAGAATTAAAAGCTTTGGAAGGCGTTTGTACAAAGATTGAATTGTTTCCTCCAGGACATTATATGAGTAGTAAAGATGGAGAATTTGTACAATGGTATAATCGTGATTGGACAGATTATGATGCTGTTAAGGATAATGAAACAAGCATAACTGAAGTTAAAGAAGCGCTTGAAGCTGCAGTTCACAGGCAATTAATGAGTGACGTGCCTTATGGAGTTTTGTTGTCTGGTGGTTTAGATTCTTCAGTTGTATCTGCAATTGCAAAAAAATATTCACAAAAGCGTATTGAATCTGATGATGAAAAGGATGCCTGGTATCCACAATTGCATTCATTCGCTGTAGGTTTAGAAGGGTCTCCAGATTTGAAAGCAGCAAAAAAAGTTGCCGATCATATTGGTACTGTACATCACGAAATAAAATTTACAATTCAAGAAGGTTTAGATGCTATTAGAGATGTCATTTATAATATAGAAACTTATGATATAACGACAATACGTTCTTCAACACCTATGTATTTGATGGCAAGAGTGATAAAATCTATGGGTATTAAAATGGTATTGTCTGGAGAAGGTGCCGATGAAATCTTTGGCGGCTATTTGTATTTTCACAAAGCGCCTAATGCAAAAGAATTTCATGAAGAAACTGTCCGTAAACTAGATAAGTTACACATGTACGATTGTTTAAGAGCAAATAAAAGTTTGGCAGCATGGGGAATTGAAGGACGAGTACCATTTTTAGATAAAGAATTTATGGATGTAGCAATGCGTATTAATCCAAAAGATAAAATGATTAACGGAGAGCGTATGGAAAAATGGGTTGTTCGTAAAGCATTTGAAGATATGATTCCTGAAAGTGTAGCATGGAGACAAAAAGAACAATTTAGTGATGGTGTAGGTTATAGCTGGATTGATACCTTAAAAGAATTGGTTGAAACAGAAGTGACAGATGAGCAAATGGCAAGTGCCAAATTCCGTTACCCAATACAAACACCAATAAACAAAGAAGAATATTACTACCGAACAATTTTTGAAGATCACTTTCCTAGTGATACAGCAGCTTTGAGTGTGCCACAAGAACCAAGTGTAGCGTGTAGCACTAAAATAGCTCTAGAATGGGATGAAGCATTTAAAAACATGAATGACCCTTCAGGAAGAGCAATTGCAAATGTTCATGATGAAGCGTACTAA
- a CDS encoding DUF6588 family protein, translated as MKNLIIVLILFVSVQQSKSQELETIILAADDASLLTQNYLNPAVKGLMYDMNGGWYTTAKTHKKFGFDITINANASFVPSKEQMFAFVPNDYTFLSLPNGERELNTLMSDNNSETVVDIKIPYDNGTYKVTSFDMPGGIANDLPINAVPTPMVQLGFGLPYKTDIKLRLLPSLNFDESVKANLIGIGLQHDLMQYFGPLEKLPLNVSILAAFTNMKVVYDIDDENNNDEVAVKNGETEFKMNTWTLQAIASLDFKIITFYGSVGYNNGKTTVKMKGKYILTYDVEDSNGNVIGTVDESIKDPINLDFKANGMRATIGTRFNIGFFKIFADYTLQEYNTASAGIAFSFR; from the coding sequence ATGAAAAACTTAATTATAGTATTGATATTATTTGTTTCAGTTCAACAGTCTAAATCTCAAGAATTAGAAACGATTATATTAGCTGCAGATGATGCCAGTTTATTGACTCAAAATTATTTAAATCCTGCCGTAAAAGGCTTGATGTACGATATGAATGGAGGTTGGTATACAACTGCTAAAACTCATAAAAAATTTGGTTTCGATATTACAATAAATGCTAATGCTTCTTTTGTGCCTAGTAAAGAACAAATGTTTGCTTTTGTGCCAAATGATTATACATTTTTGTCATTGCCTAATGGTGAAAGAGAATTAAATACGCTAATGAGCGACAATAATTCAGAAACAGTAGTTGATATCAAAATACCTTATGATAATGGAACCTACAAAGTCACTAGTTTTGACATGCCAGGAGGAATTGCTAATGATTTGCCTATTAATGCAGTTCCAACTCCTATGGTGCAATTAGGATTTGGGCTGCCTTATAAAACTGATATAAAATTAAGGCTTTTACCTAGTTTAAATTTTGATGAAAGTGTAAAAGCTAATCTTATAGGTATTGGTTTGCAACATGATTTGATGCAGTATTTTGGTCCATTAGAGAAATTGCCTTTAAATGTTTCGATTCTTGCAGCTTTTACTAATATGAAAGTTGTGTACGATATTGATGATGAAAATAATAATGATGAGGTCGCAGTTAAAAATGGAGAAACTGAATTTAAAATGAATACATGGACCTTACAGGCAATTGCTTCATTGGATTTTAAAATTATTACATTTTATGGAAGTGTAGGTTATAATAATGGAAAAACAACAGTGAAAATGAAAGGGAAATACATATTAACATATGACGTCGAAGATAGTAATGGAAATGTTATTGGCACTGTTGATGAATCTATAAAAGATCCGATAAATTTAGATTTTAAGGCCAATGGAATGAGAGCGACAATTGGAACTAGATTTAATATTGGGTTTTTCAAAATATTTGCAGATTATACCTTACAAGAGTATAATACCGCTTCTGCTGGAATTGCTTTCAGTTTTAGATAG
- the secDF gene encoding protein translocase subunit SecDF, translating to MQNKGLVKLFALLFGLVSIYQLSFTFKANQIEKEAKTYAESKFQTSEDISEAEVHYLDSLSSQEVFDIGVANFTFKEVKEKSMNLGLDLKGGLNVILEISVKDILKGLANKSKDPAFNKALADAEEIQKDAQESYLESFYQAWDATKGDQKLASPDIFANRNLDDVININMTDDEVKKEIDQKVDESIVSAFEVLRKRIDQFGVTSPNIQRLGNTGRVLVELPGVKDVKRATELITTTAQLQFWDVDNGQSIGDFFVASNETLKKVLGVEEKVVATEAQDSTSTDSTIDNLLGETSTDSTTVGQVNPIFDLMGPPRSGGMIGIKLEDKEKFESYLNMPQVRANLPSDARNIRFAFGLPTADTETGIEYVDLYTLKGNRANEPELSGAVITDARQSYSVTNQPSVTMQMNAKGAKIWEEITGRAFTNKSQIAIVLDDIVYSAPTASNGAISGGNTEISGNFTVNEAVDLANVLRAGKLPASADIVQADQVGPSLGKEAIDSGTKSFLIALSLVLLWMIMYYGKAGIFADIALLLNILLIFGVLSGLGAVLTLPGLAGIVLTIGMSVDANVLIFERIREEIGKGKTMKEAVKDGFANALSSILDANITTGLTALILFVFGTGPIKGFATTLLIGIVTSLFTAIFITRLLVDWYVNKGKNLDFSTSITKGLFKNMNIKFIAKRKVAYVVSGILILVSLGSLFTNKLDQGIDFVGGRTYQVRFDKAVSSEDVAKDLNAVFGSAEVKTIGGDHQLKISTKYKVNENSAEADEEIQTMLFNGLKSYLPADISYTEFSEATNGVGKVLSSKVSPTIADDIKKESFWAVLGSLVVVFLYILGRFKRWQFSIGAVIAVFHDVIIVLGIFSLLYKFMPFSMEIDQAFIAAILTVIGYSLNDTVVVFDRIREVIAERAGFKGGANINSAINSTLSRTLNTSLTTLVVLIAMFAFGAESLRGLLFALIVGVVVGTYSSVFIATPIMYDTLNDKGDAPEEVE from the coding sequence ATGCAAAACAAAGGATTAGTAAAGCTTTTTGCACTGTTATTTGGATTGGTAAGTATTTATCAATTATCATTTACATTCAAAGCTAACCAAATTGAAAAAGAGGCAAAAACATATGCCGAAAGTAAATTTCAAACCAGTGAAGACATCAGTGAAGCAGAAGTTCACTATTTAGATTCTCTTTCAAGTCAAGAGGTATTTGATATTGGTGTCGCTAACTTCACATTTAAAGAAGTTAAAGAAAAATCGATGAATCTTGGTCTTGACCTTAAAGGTGGACTTAACGTGATTTTAGAGATTTCAGTAAAAGACATATTAAAAGGTCTTGCAAACAAAAGTAAAGATCCAGCTTTCAATAAAGCTTTAGCTGATGCTGAAGAAATTCAAAAAGATGCACAGGAATCTTACTTAGAGTCGTTTTACCAAGCTTGGGATGCGACTAAAGGTGATCAAAAATTAGCATCTCCAGATATTTTTGCTAACAGAAATTTAGATGATGTCATTAACATTAACATGACTGATGATGAAGTGAAAAAAGAAATTGATCAAAAAGTAGATGAATCTATCGTTTCTGCTTTTGAAGTATTACGTAAACGTATTGACCAGTTTGGTGTAACGTCTCCAAATATTCAACGTTTAGGAAATACAGGTCGTGTTTTAGTTGAACTTCCTGGTGTTAAAGATGTAAAGCGTGCAACAGAATTGATTACAACTACTGCACAATTACAATTTTGGGATGTTGACAACGGACAATCTATTGGAGATTTCTTCGTGGCATCAAATGAAACACTTAAAAAAGTTTTAGGTGTTGAAGAAAAAGTAGTAGCGACTGAGGCTCAAGATTCAACGTCCACAGATAGTACTATTGATAATTTATTGGGTGAAACTTCTACTGATTCAACAACCGTTGGTCAAGTAAATCCAATATTTGATTTAATGGGACCTCCACGTTCTGGTGGAATGATCGGAATTAAATTAGAAGATAAAGAGAAGTTTGAGTCTTACCTTAATATGCCACAAGTACGAGCAAACCTTCCTTCAGATGCAAGAAATATTAGATTCGCTTTTGGTTTGCCAACGGCAGATACAGAAACTGGAATTGAGTATGTAGATTTATATACCTTAAAAGGAAACAGAGCAAATGAACCAGAATTGAGTGGCGCAGTAATTACTGATGCACGTCAATCATATAGTGTTACCAACCAACCGTCGGTAACAATGCAGATGAATGCTAAAGGGGCTAAAATATGGGAAGAGATTACAGGTAGAGCATTTACAAACAAATCTCAAATTGCAATTGTTTTAGATGATATCGTATATTCTGCACCAACAGCTTCTAATGGAGCTATTTCTGGTGGAAATACTGAAATTTCTGGAAACTTTACAGTGAATGAGGCTGTCGATTTAGCAAACGTATTAAGAGCAGGTAAATTACCAGCTTCAGCAGATATCGTTCAAGCGGATCAAGTTGGTCCTTCATTAGGAAAAGAAGCTATTGATAGTGGTACAAAATCATTTTTAATCGCATTATCTCTTGTATTACTATGGATGATCATGTACTATGGCAAAGCAGGTATCTTTGCTGATATCGCTTTATTATTAAACATCTTATTAATCTTTGGCGTGCTTTCTGGATTAGGCGCTGTATTAACGCTTCCTGGTTTAGCTGGTATCGTGTTAACGATTGGTATGTCTGTGGATGCGAACGTACTTATTTTTGAGCGTATTCGTGAAGAGATAGGAAAGGGTAAAACAATGAAAGAAGCCGTTAAAGATGGTTTCGCTAATGCATTGTCTTCAATTTTAGATGCCAACATTACTACAGGTTTAACTGCCTTAATATTATTTGTATTTGGTACAGGTCCAATTAAAGGATTCGCAACAACTTTACTTATTGGTATTGTAACGTCATTATTTACAGCTATTTTTATTACACGTTTATTAGTAGATTGGTATGTTAATAAAGGGAAAAATTTAGATTTCTCTACATCAATAACAAAAGGCTTATTCAAGAATATGAATATTAAGTTTATCGCTAAACGTAAAGTTGCTTATGTTGTTTCTGGTATTTTAATCTTAGTGAGTTTAGGATCTTTATTTACTAATAAATTGGATCAAGGTATTGATTTTGTTGGAGGAAGAACATATCAAGTACGTTTTGATAAAGCTGTAAGTTCTGAAGATGTGGCTAAAGATTTAAATGCTGTCTTCGGAAGTGCTGAGGTAAAAACAATTGGAGGAGATCATCAGTTGAAAATTTCAACGAAGTATAAAGTAAATGAAAATTCAGCTGAAGCAGATGAAGAAATTCAAACCATGTTATTTAATGGATTGAAATCGTATTTACCAGCAGATATTTCTTATACAGAGTTCTCTGAAGCTACAAATGGCGTAGGTAAAGTATTGTCAAGTAAAGTAAGTCCAACAATTGCAGATGATATCAAAAAAGAATCATTCTGGGCCGTTTTAGGATCTTTAGTTGTGGTATTCCTTTACATCTTAGGTCGTTTTAAAAGATGGCAATTCTCAATTGGTGCAGTTATCGCTGTATTTCATGATGTGATTATTGTATTAGGTATCTTCTCGTTACTTTACAAGTTCATGCCATTTAGTATGGAGATTGATCAAGCCTTCATTGCAGCAATTTTAACTGTAATTGGTTACTCTCTAAATGATACCGTTGTTGTATTTGATAGAATTAGAGAAGTAATTGCTGAAAGAGCAGGATTTAAAGGTGGAGCTAATATTAACTCAGCGATCAACAGTACATTGAGTAGAACATTAAATACATCGTTAACTACGTTAGTGGTGTTAATTGCAATGTTTGCTTTTGGTGCAGAATCACTTAGAGGTTTATTATTTGCATTAATCGTGGGTGTAGTAGTTGGTACATATTCTTCTGTATTTATTGCAACTCCAATTATGTATGACACATTAAATGATAAAGGTGATGCTCCTGAAGAAGTAGAGTAG
- a CDS encoding SecDF P1 head subdomain-containing protein: protein MIKNVLVLLVLSVLFSCGNFTPKHNFAIIYEFEDFDNLSAVDKQNTITVLNRRLDKFASNYKVKLNNKQQIEIKLSTNFELEAVNAIITNTGRLDFWEVIKGEELGNFIIEANSFYKKENDSINPLFDMIQPNSYSFGLFSVAVQDSAKMRALMENKAIKHLLPTSIKRSKFLFGLPDEDGFLPFYVVKTTTEGVAYINETHITDARQGYSTTNRPSITMEMNKKGAERWERMTGIAYQKQSQIAMTLNDIVYSAPTASSGAIKGGYTELTGNFTVQEAQDLALIFCSQKRIPKLKFVNTFAIIEEL from the coding sequence ATGATTAAAAATGTACTAGTTTTATTAGTCTTGTCTGTATTGTTTTCCTGCGGAAATTTTACACCAAAACACAACTTCGCCATAATATATGAATTTGAAGATTTTGATAATCTGTCTGCTGTTGACAAACAAAATACTATAACTGTTTTAAATAGGAGGTTAGATAAGTTTGCTTCTAATTACAAAGTGAAACTCAATAATAAGCAACAAATTGAAATTAAATTGAGTACAAATTTTGAGTTGGAAGCTGTTAATGCAATAATTACAAATACTGGTAGACTAGATTTTTGGGAAGTCATAAAAGGAGAAGAGTTAGGGAATTTTATCATAGAAGCTAATAGTTTTTATAAAAAAGAAAATGATTCTATTAATCCGCTATTTGATATGATACAGCCTAATTCTTATAGTTTTGGTTTGTTTTCTGTAGCTGTTCAAGATTCGGCTAAGATGAGAGCGCTTATGGAAAACAAAGCGATTAAACATTTATTACCAACATCAATAAAACGATCAAAATTCTTATTCGGTTTACCAGATGAAGATGGTTTTTTGCCATTTTATGTCGTTAAAACCACTACTGAAGGTGTAGCATATATAAATGAAACGCATATTACTGATGCACGTCAAGGTTATTCAACTACCAATCGTCCATCCATTACAATGGAAATGAATAAAAAAGGAGCAGAACGCTGGGAACGCATGACAGGAATAGCATACCAAAAACAGTCACAAATCGCTATGACTTTAAATGATATTGTATATTCGGCTCCAACAGCATCTTCAGGAGCAATAAAAGGAGGTTATACAGAGTTAACAGGAAATTTTACAGTACAAGAAGCTCAAGACTTGGCATTAATTTTTTGCTCTCAAAAAAGGATTCCTAAACTAAAGTTCGTTAACACATTTGCTATAATCGAAGAACTCTAA